DNA sequence from the Anabaena sphaerica FACHB-251 genome:
AGAAATAGCGAGAGAACCTATTCGTACTGTATCAACATTTGAAGAATGATTATTCTTGACACAAACCTATTGTCAGAACTGATGAAGCCTAAAAAGTCTGAAGCAGTGCGTAATTGGACAAACCAACAACCCTTAATGAGTCTGTTTACCACAACAATTACTCAAGCAGAAATTCTTTATGGTATCACTTTACTAGCTGAGGGAAAACGACGAGATGAACTCGCTCAAGCAGCGCAATTGATGTTTTCTGAAGATTTTGCTGGACGTATTCTTCCCTTTGATCAAAATGCTGCTGTAGCATTTGCTAATATTGCATCCCAACGACGAAAAAATGGTACTCCAATTTCTCAAGCTGATGCTCAGATTGCGGCTATTTGTTACATTCATAGAGCAACTATAGCAACACGCAATGTTTCTGACTTTAAAGGGTGTGGTATTAATATTATTAATCCTTGGGAATATAAATCAATCATGGAAACCTGAGTATCCTCACTAAAGAGGGTGTACCCAAAATTTTAACGTCATACCTTTAGTTGATGTCACCGTCCTCGAAACTCCTGCTATAAAATAAGAGACCTGCAAATCAAAAAATATCCCCATTTTCCCAAACCACAAGCAATTTTTGGAGATTTTTTTATTTGTAATTCTCCCGCAACTGATTCACAACTTGATCCAATCCTACAGAATGGGCAGCTTTAAATAATAAGCGATCGCCTTCCTGCACATAAGTCTTTAATCTCGTTACTAAATCAGCATGAGTTGTCCAACATTCACAAGGAATACCTTTAGCACTATCAGCGATAATTTCCGCATCTTTGCTATCAGCTAACACCAACAAACCATCTAAATTCAATTTCTGCACCATTTCCCCAACTTGTTGATGTAACTGTTGGGATCTATCTCCTAACTCCTTCATTGCCCCTAATACGGCAATTTTCCGCTTTCCAGGTGTATCTGCTAATAACTGCAAAGCTGCTAACATTGCTTCTGGGGCGGCGTTATAAGTTTCATCTAAAATTACGATATCATTAGGTAAAGTAAATCGTTGCGATCGCCCACCAGGCATATTTACCATCACCCCAGCTTGCAGGGTTTTCCAATCAATTTCTAACACTTGGGCTACTGCTAAAGCAGCTAAAAAATTAGTAGCATTATGACGACCAGGTAAGGGTAAAGGTAAACGCAATCCTGCCACTTCTACAGTTTCATTATCAACTAACTTTCCTTGAATATCGCCACCAGAAAAACCATAACTAATCACTTTCCCCTGCCAAAATTTCCCTGCTGTCTCCATTAATAGAGGACTATCATGATTCAGAATTGCCACACTATCACCAGGCATTTCGGCTAATAACTCACATTTGGCTTCAGCTATCGCTGCTTCTGAACCCAATAACTCAATATGTGCCGTCCCGACATTAGTAATTACACCGATAGTTGGCCTGGCTATTTGTGTTAATTCCGCAATTTGTCCCCTCCCCCGCATCGCCATTTCTATTACCGCAAAATCATCTTCTGCACCTAGTTCTAACAGCGTTTTGGGAACACCGATTTCGTTGTTGAAATTTCCATAAGTTTTGTGAACTTGTCCTCTAGTTCCTAAAACTGCGGCAATCAGTTCTTTGGTTGTAGTTTTACCCACTGAACCCGTTACTCCAATCACGGGAATCGAAAAAGAATCCCGCCACCATCTAGCAATTTGCTGATATGCCTTTAAGGTGTCGGCAACTTGTAATACAGGTAATTCAGGGTTTTCATAAGTATAATCCACAATGGCTGCGATCGCACCCTTAGCGATCGCCATCGTTACAAACTCGTGTCCATCAAACTTTTCGCCACGTAAAGCCAAAAACACCTCACCTAGTCCTAAAATCCTGGTATCTGTTTGGATACCGTTACTAACTTTAGCTAACGCAGATGCAGATAAATTTACAGGACGGGCTTCAAGAACTTCCACCAATTGGGATAAAGTGGCTGAAACAAGCATACTGATAATCAATAAAAGTTAATTACCAAATCCTACACTACAGTAGATCCCCAACACCCAAATCCCCGACTTCTCACATCAATATTTATTTCCCAGATCAAAAAGAAGTAAGGGATCTTATCGTTCAGCGACGGCAATCCTCTATCCTTTACAAATCTATATATTTACAAATCTATATATTTACAAAACTTAATCTACAATTATTTCACCGATAAAACACATAAAAGAGACATCGGTTTTCTTCATTAAAAATATCAAGTCCCGCTATAGTACATTTGTACTGTTACATTTGCCAGGGTAACTAGGACAAGCTCCAATTCTCAATCATCTGACTGCTGACTGCCATAAATTGCCGTCCCAGTAGCGGTACAGTTACCTGCGGGGCTGAAAAACTTTACCACTTCCAGGCAAACCTGCAACGCTGTGAGACCTGTAGAGTTTGCTGTTACCCAGATTGAGGGTGAACACGCGCATTGAATATTGTGGTTTGGGAACTACACCCAAGGAGTGTAAATTTAGTGTTCTCCTGTTTTTTCAATTGTCTCAATCACTGCCAAACCTATGCTAGAAGCTGCAATTAAAAGGATTGCTGAGATCAAATAGGCATTGGTCAGCATTCGGAGGGCTTCGTCAAAAAAAATGTAGGTGGTCATTTGTTCACCTTCTGAACTTTAAGCGGCTACTAGTGCTATTTATTACTCAATGCCTTGATAGATTAATTTGGCTGATTAATTCCTAGCAATAGCATCTTAACAAAACTTTAGCTGTTTCAGAACCCCATGACAAACTTTTCTCTCTAAAGATTTGATGAATTTAACCGAGATTTGGTGAGAGACAATACAGAAAAATACTATAAGTAAAAATAACCGCCATTCTAAGTACAGTAAAGGTTGCGGCAAAATTGTATGGTTTTTT
Encoded proteins:
- a CDS encoding type II toxin-antitoxin system VapC family toxin translates to MIILDTNLLSELMKPKKSEAVRNWTNQQPLMSLFTTTITQAEILYGITLLAEGKRRDELAQAAQLMFSEDFAGRILPFDQNAAVAFANIASQRRKNGTPISQADAQIAAICYIHRATIATRNVSDFKGCGINIINPWEYKSIMET
- a CDS encoding UDP-N-acetylmuramoyl-tripeptide--D-alanyl-D-alanine ligase; this encodes MLVSATLSQLVEVLEARPVNLSASALAKVSNGIQTDTRILGLGEVFLALRGEKFDGHEFVTMAIAKGAIAAIVDYTYENPELPVLQVADTLKAYQQIARWWRDSFSIPVIGVTGSVGKTTTKELIAAVLGTRGQVHKTYGNFNNEIGVPKTLLELGAEDDFAVIEMAMRGRGQIAELTQIARPTIGVITNVGTAHIELLGSEAAIAEAKCELLAEMPGDSVAILNHDSPLLMETAGKFWQGKVISYGFSGGDIQGKLVDNETVEVAGLRLPLPLPGRHNATNFLAALAVAQVLEIDWKTLQAGVMVNMPGGRSQRFTLPNDIVILDETYNAAPEAMLAALQLLADTPGKRKIAVLGAMKELGDRSQQLHQQVGEMVQKLNLDGLLVLADSKDAEIIADSAKGIPCECWTTHADLVTRLKTYVQEGDRLLFKAAHSVGLDQVVNQLRENYK